The following proteins are encoded in a genomic region of Flammeovirga kamogawensis:
- a CDS encoding recombinase family protein yields the protein MRVYAYLRASTKDQDAYRAKASLLEFGRKLKLKVSGWFIENESGAKLQRPELFKLLELAEPGDAILIEQIDRITRLSENDWQKLKSLILDNQLKVISMDLPTSHTFARTEDEFQRRVMSAVNGMMLDILAATARKDYVDRKRRQAEGVQKAKAEGKYKGRPENLELQAKIKELLDDGKSYSQIQNLIGCSRHTISKVRKKDLI from the coding sequence ATGAGAGTTTACGCCTACCTTCGTGCTTCTACAAAAGATCAAGATGCTTACAGAGCCAAAGCATCATTATTAGAATTTGGAAGAAAACTGAAATTGAAAGTTTCAGGTTGGTTCATTGAAAATGAATCTGGAGCAAAACTTCAACGACCAGAGCTTTTTAAATTGTTAGAGTTGGCAGAACCAGGAGATGCTATTTTGATTGAACAAATTGATAGAATTACCAGACTTTCAGAAAACGATTGGCAAAAACTGAAATCACTGATTTTAGACAATCAACTAAAAGTCATTTCAATGGACCTTCCAACAAGCCACACCTTTGCTAGAACCGAAGATGAGTTTCAGCGAAGAGTAATGTCTGCCGTTAATGGAATGATGCTAGATATTTTAGCTGCTACTGCTCGCAAAGATTATGTAGATCGCAAGCGAAGACAAGCAGAAGGAGTACAAAAAGCAAAAGCAGAAGGAAAGTACAAAGGCAGACCTGAGAACCTGGAACTTCAAGCAAAAATTAAGGAGCTTTTGGATGATGGAAAAAGCTATTCCCAGATACAGAATTTAATTGGTTGCTCTAGGCATACTATTAGTAAGGTAAGGAAGAAAGATCTTATTTAA
- a CDS encoding 5' nucleotidase, NT5C type: MEKQILYIDMDGVTVDYKPSESKNEDGFFLDMPPINNAVASIKKLSKVFDIYFLSTAPWSNPNAWKEKRLWIEKHFGNDFKKRLILTHHKHLNKGDFLIDDRPYANGADKFEGDLIHFGSDLFKDWNSILNYLCFEVIDIPDMAFFYWDKKNKRFKNEEDAVSFFREIRKQTSCANLYDNSGLNLFEVEYYL; this comes from the coding sequence ATGGAGAAACAAATTTTATACATCGATATGGATGGTGTTACTGTTGATTACAAACCATCAGAATCTAAAAATGAAGATGGCTTCTTCTTAGATATGCCCCCAATTAATAATGCGGTTGCTTCAATAAAAAAGTTATCAAAGGTCTTTGATATATATTTCCTTTCTACAGCTCCTTGGTCTAACCCAAACGCATGGAAAGAAAAACGTCTTTGGATTGAAAAACATTTTGGAAATGATTTCAAAAAAAGATTAATCTTAACACACCATAAGCATTTAAATAAGGGTGATTTTCTAATTGATGATAGACCCTATGCTAATGGTGCTGATAAGTTTGAGGGTGATCTTATCCATTTTGGAAGTGACCTTTTCAAAGATTGGAATTCTATCCTTAATTATTTATGCTTTGAAGTAATTGATATTCCAGATATGGCTTTCTTTTATTGGGATAAAAAAAACAAAAGATTCAAAAATGAAGAGGATGCAGTTTCATTTTTTAGAGAAATAAGAAAGCAAACTTCATGTGCAAATTTATATGATAATTCGGGTCTAAATCTTTTTGAGGTAGAGTATTACTTATAA
- a CDS encoding BspA family leucine-rich repeat surface protein has protein sequence MQTIIKAPNTKKVGDTLEIENNTYLIVDREMLDQYIKDGKDCRFVITTHVTDMSCLFKEIKDFNQDISRWDVSNVISMVEMFMICESFNQDISKWDVSKVNEMNGMFAFAYSFNQDISNWDVSNVKKMIGAFWCAKSFNQDISKWDISNVLNMEMFLYGAESYKQDITKWEKSLDESTLNYLKENNGIKVEKQIVSFESYEKKIEYIENEIGAKYPDIFKELLYSLKTNDSITLHFPFEDYQILNSLLNDENFYEYDRSEDCILWSKNNQINSDIIKLPIAKVTKGNESQYIFFEAKKGSESKGEIFYEDVSLTDPGKVKISNSIDFIMGIVNVNNNEAIIDCSQKSFEDYMKIIVPSEEITSLDEDFTVRLNKSENECDNHFDLDLGATIFEDEDESATFSKIEVITNISNSNFNVTSVRYYYNSIPGFQWNIERNFNVFYSNFVITIDCLVKSMIFLHEQNLLKSEDFMKSIDMDMVIEQIKKGFVQVDYS, from the coding sequence ATGCAAACTATTATTAAAGCACCTAATACTAAAAAAGTAGGTGATACTCTTGAAATTGAAAATAATACCTACCTGATTGTTGATCGTGAAATGCTAGATCAATATATAAAAGATGGAAAAGATTGCAGATTTGTAATTACAACGCATGTTACAGACATGAGTTGTTTATTTAAAGAAATTAAAGACTTTAATCAAGATATATCACGATGGGATGTATCAAATGTTATAAGTATGGTTGAAATGTTTATGATTTGTGAATCTTTTAATCAAGACATTTCAAAATGGGATGTATCTAAGGTAAATGAAATGAATGGTATGTTTGCTTTTGCTTATTCTTTTAACCAGGATATCTCAAATTGGGATGTAAGTAATGTTAAAAAAATGATTGGAGCATTTTGGTGTGCAAAATCTTTTAATCAAGACATTTCAAAATGGGATATATCCAATGTTTTGAACATGGAAATGTTCTTATATGGAGCAGAGAGCTATAAACAGGATATCACAAAATGGGAAAAATCATTAGATGAATCAACATTAAATTATTTAAAAGAAAATAATGGTATAAAAGTAGAGAAACAAATAGTGTCTTTTGAATCTTATGAGAAAAAGATTGAATACATAGAAAATGAAATTGGAGCAAAGTATCCAGATATATTTAAAGAACTTTTATATTCATTAAAAACTAATGATTCTATAACTCTTCATTTTCCTTTTGAAGATTATCAAATATTAAATTCACTCTTAAATGATGAAAACTTTTATGAATATGATAGATCAGAGGATTGTATATTATGGTCTAAAAACAATCAAATAAATTCTGATATTATTAAGTTACCTATAGCTAAAGTAACCAAAGGAAATGAATCTCAATATATATTTTTTGAGGCAAAAAAAGGAAGTGAAAGTAAGGGTGAAATTTTCTATGAAGATGTAAGCCTTACTGATCCAGGAAAAGTGAAAATTTCTAATAGTATTGATTTTATAATGGGTATAGTTAATGTTAATAATAATGAAGCCATTATAGATTGTAGTCAAAAGTCTTTTGAAGACTATATGAAAATAATAGTACCATCAGAAGAAATAACAAGCTTAGATGAAGACTTTACTGTGCGATTAAATAAATCTGAAAATGAATGTGATAACCATTTTGATTTGGACCTAGGGGCCACAATTTTTGAAGATGAAGATGAATCTGCTACTTTTTCTAAAATTGAAGTTATTACTAATATTAGTAATTCTAATTTTAATGTTACAAGTGTGAGATATTATTACAATAGTATTCCTGGTTTCCAATGGAATATTGAAAGAAACTTCAATGTATTTTATAGTAACTTTGTGATTACAATAGATTGTTTAGTTAAAAGTATGATTTTTTTACATGAACAAAATCTATTAAAATCAGAAGATTTCATGAAATCTATTGACATGGATATGGTAATAGAACAAATTAAGAAAGGATTTGTACAAGTAGATTATAGTTAA